One stretch of Actinacidiphila sp. DG2A-62 DNA includes these proteins:
- a CDS encoding VanZ family protein — protein MFSAIFSAQPHLLIIALIISVSFAALGLWLSRTFTRSKRVGWTGAGAAFGMLISATLTPAKHSSGYSGTCTISKNFLDAVGTEQWSMNLLLFVPLALFLMFAGASCLSVVTGSLLLSVAIEVAQASISGIGRACDSDDVIANTSGAIVVAALFALGFIFSGRATGGKRVFTGTFWSKTYLIQGSAGVVLAVFGLLTITMNIISSSTPLKEASSDQERIAAHSLEVLFGHSVKITRTQISSLPNPYGDDQKTLVVSWQDGVADLAWPSAAVYAVESTSGVTLDGYRALTRVHDANSAKSLAAEFAKRSSTQTPDAVQIAAATEAEGYTSWRVTYSQKNNKTAPYFSVTFSGDGRLMQFAKGSSRI, from the coding sequence ATGTTTTCGGCGATATTTTCTGCGCAACCCCATTTGCTGATAATTGCGCTGATCATTTCAGTCTCCTTTGCCGCGCTCGGACTGTGGCTCAGTCGTACTTTCACCAGATCGAAGCGTGTAGGGTGGACTGGGGCAGGTGCGGCATTTGGGATGCTTATTTCTGCCACTCTCACACCAGCTAAGCACTCATCAGGATATTCTGGAACGTGCACGATTAGTAAGAACTTTCTTGACGCGGTAGGCACGGAGCAGTGGTCCATGAACTTACTGCTATTTGTGCCGCTCGCCCTGTTTCTCATGTTCGCCGGCGCGTCCTGCCTCAGTGTTGTGACGGGGTCCCTCCTTCTATCTGTTGCTATTGAGGTTGCGCAGGCGAGTATTTCAGGCATCGGACGTGCCTGCGATAGTGATGATGTTATCGCCAATACCTCCGGCGCGATCGTCGTAGCCGCTCTTTTCGCCCTGGGTTTCATTTTCTCCGGTAGGGCAACAGGAGGCAAGCGTGTATTCACGGGAACGTTTTGGAGCAAAACGTATTTAATTCAGGGCTCAGCTGGGGTTGTGCTAGCCGTTTTTGGGCTACTGACGATAACGATGAACATCATATCCTCAAGCACTCCGCTTAAGGAAGCAAGCTCGGACCAAGAGCGTATTGCCGCGCACTCCCTCGAAGTTCTATTCGGTCACAGCGTGAAGATCACCAGGACGCAGATATCCAGCCTTCCGAATCCTTACGGGGATGACCAAAAGACTCTAGTTGTCTCCTGGCAGGATGGGGTCGCCGACCTCGCATGGCCTAGCGCGGCTGTCTATGCAGTGGAAAGTACCTCCGGTGTCACACTAGACGGTTACCGTGCTCTAACACGGGTCCATGACGCCAACTCGGCGAAATCATTGGCCGCAGAATTCGCAAAAAGGAGCTCCACGCAAACGCCGGATGCGGTGCAGATTGCAGCAGCAACCGAAGCGGAGGGCTACACTAGTTGGCGCGTCACTTACAGCCAGAAGAACAACAAAACTGCTCCATACTTTAGTGTGACATTTTCCGGCGATGGTCGCCTTATGCAATTCGCCAAAGGTTCCTCTCGTATCTGA